A DNA window from Drosophila biarmipes strain raj3 chromosome 2R, RU_DBia_V1.1, whole genome shotgun sequence contains the following coding sequences:
- the LOC108030068 gene encoding uncharacterized protein LOC108030068 isoform X1, whose product MNKNAGDGSDGKNSNKNSNAGGGAGAGGPHDPTGLLDAASLFAYWGRDPTGAAAAAASNPLFNSQFNAAAAAGLGLLPQAGGASANDRYNMAAAAAAAAGAHHHQNTMAVAASQAASLAGLHPASWWSMAQLAAQDYFSRLQASGLSPFPHPDLAAAFGPAGMGMGGGAGGAGAGGGGAGVLGQGGGNGGGGNGGGGSSSGSTGSKSNKSRKEKRAAQQQQQQQQSLANSLNAAAAAAAAAAANHPAAALASMHGFGVGVPGTSIPSVSTGSGSISTNSGGHGSYKSTASAYGKPSTMTSSSMASNPGSAYDPVTLHKELLAMQAVAAAASGSGSSSSSSKKSGGGGSSSSSMHGHGMGMGGSGGLMSSGKASTSVSASNSSLGGMHPSLANSNPLMSPHAALGSSSSSSGKDRDKNNPSLNALNSLSQFGALGMTPQQSMQAAMNAFAASTGVSSSATITSSPHHSSQQQQQQMGGNSSTSGSGGKSSAKDYMMGTGSEHPSLLGVRLPPDTEIIKYTSSIVGPKIPGTTSRGRKKTISETEQQTTQQQQKQHQAEQHLLQQQQQAQAQAQKELDSTTNAISSLLAFPGLSPAKRARLEMEYAAMAAAAQQQHQQAQQQHQAQQQLHGMLGAAGIPGMAGLVGLPGMSGNPLDQLSVSKASSSTAATTSTSSSSAGNSNLLNQSSSDRVEVIKLPPTITSNGAYNLSSKGKEVHDLTTDLAPTSGGVNLSLKANANNASALAPSGAVGSASNPITIDDFDAPLNLSMKPSDKSNSGSTTPAGGASSSSSATLANLASDYQAVASGQGGNSLQSLSSITAALGGTGGMPGGSISGSGGTSPAPAGASTGASGGTGSGSGGGSSSYKEGRPRNLGRGVSKPKKNTVASLLAQSRAVGLKPMLATQQLLQQGADIEKIRLALSEANAHMETSTDSESVAAESGLSESESEDANILNVAELRVPLELGWKRETVIRGLTKQGQIRGEVTYYAPGSTTPLKSNGQVFAILEQQPSNLSRENFSFSARAIVGSFLQPAPPPYANDGEYIRMTDEDVAKRLEDLKVFTRQTLNVEQRIEIAKQQQAMRDAKKLQKEELARNKEKARQEKNSKLEQQRKDKELKNQQAVEERKKRQEELDRLKQEELLKKQQEKEKRRQEAILAKEQELQKQKEMLLAAEMERERRRQHMSLIRMLEVRRKFEDREKKKHQLVLDRLLLRERRMAERKRDAEILQLIRRPNEDSELPQELVIPELDRIAGNRLPGQAMADLLMVFEFLHNFGETLGFDMESLPTLQNLHDALISDSSADAEEELLSVMTHLLVCAIEDPGVPNPGRHTTLLGQSLRNADITNSNVSEILRIYLYATATGEVRQMHGITVDRERERRVPDHHQVDTDTATHSHSAKNQEYYKLLHENDTWKLSHSLKDRPFVALNPTRKAQMLAHLCNDLLMNKAVLRQIDGSLETCAQMRKEKYMTDMKVRKYKALHMRKARIEAYERAQAEREAAMQALMAQQKLDAERLKAEEEAKAAAAEEAAAAAGTEEEATKDGSPNGEKPKEEDQDEQAITKEPQQQPMDVDGVVDEESLVSPAKNVIQADSTLTPNKQDMATPTYQINGSSTPTTSATTGSDVSALLQAKKSGARNSINDEHHHDVSIIDDDLSDLDSEITNVEEDEDNRLSADELQKKLDKIVRASLNCKEALEKSTNQLRAACFGQDRFWRRYWKLPKAGGIFIEALESAQNDICGYHEALEAMDDKKDAEGEKDNAEKEKTDAESVEQPMDVDESLTQVEDGAPAQNEEPSETNQPNSHQEEEDDDDDVTEINKVEPEIVDLGDDDDEAAPPVPKAEPPRPEIKVKSEMELMGPPPTTMISTKTDFEAEIKIPAMPGILMPPTLNNNNSSNNNNNNNGSDNCDKLESGLNLGLSQQQQPNFGQAVIKMEDVKKEDDCIIVSTSSADDTPKWFSIVRREVPLVSELPAEEGGVVGQELQTSFANQNCSAQLQLQGHPWDLINNMQYYSIPMDECKVDTSKIVNECVFSLSGLDEKQMLAKVEEYKAHKAESKNGLGSPHRHPETEDDEEQAKLRLDKNFGTEMETDADELAAGKDKFFRLRSDAPPDTGGGANEGGAQDVKPKIELRLDEALSQAYYHNIANMSLSSVQTYIPIDIPLPLSMTPDEHRLLEQVKLAGFPERVHGVYVPRRQRYGWWQLDDEQKLRQLLKTLNPSGLRERELQENLQRFLGLEQPLGVNYQLKSDTEFPEEFLMPDKKGDWNPKVAKRVELALIEQLESLEDKVASASMQLKNWQLPNRVESELTLDSQEDVTEEDFVSIIPMIRERIIDLEANIERRYLKPPLGSQTGDAHLAVIAQNQHTTTQTQNSASAAAYLLQMQQQQQQQQLAQQQQQQGSATGNSLNPSSFNERTMALAAAAAASGTGNNATGGVNSAAGGGGGATPCESGSGEPNSGNASPASNCDSDRDEKVEHIPKGLVQWRDAVSRSHTTAQLAMALYVLESCVAWDKSIMKAYATKNKSSKKKSSAKKQATPSKKQQQKIKQKEQHLTPTSNGKKKETPSKKPEKKAPLSIKINLKALAQNGQNAQQQTQSNTLSTSRSQSPPPSSNPHTSDSDSDFGTRTTKKKGGGKRRRSANQTNSSKSSNSLQNCQFCTSGENEDKLLLCDGCDKGYHTYCFKPKMDNIPDGDWYCYECVNKATNERKCIVCGGHRPSPVGKMIYCDLCPRAYHADCYIPPLLKVPRGKWYCHGCISRAPPPKKRSAGGSASSSSKSRRDRDRDSGGSAKRRSDNSKTPAMEHMQQMQIQQQQHMQPLSGGDPHHHHHQQPPSLNSSSHDESMNSLTAVPLSPAHSVASATAYDDQHHANNSVDGSSRFQAHHIPPPNNNGTAALLEDAATVMPGSYPVYQPVAAGNFSAGLISPAPVAPPAAMQFANVVAMSPRAATPTRTRTPTPTPAPTPPPPPPPPTPLHMQASPTATALHVTACQSPPQHQQQQQQLLTMPSPPAIGVGAGSNQMSPPPINIHAIQEAKEKLKQEKKEKHATKKLMKELAVCKTLLGEMELHEDSWPFLLPVNTKQFPTYRKIIKIPMDLSTIKKKLLDLSYKGREDFCVDVRQIFDNCEMFNEDDSPVGKAGHGMRKFFESRWGELTDKHS is encoded by the exons gagcaggtgTCCTTGGCCAGGGCGGCGGAAATGGAGGAGGTGGCAACGGAGGCGGTGGCTCTTCATCCGGCTCCACAGGCAGCAAGTCGAATAAGTCGCGCAAGGAGAAGCGAGctgcccagcagcaacaacaacagcagcaaagTCTGGCCAACAGTCTGAAcgcggcagctgcggcggcagcagcagcagcggccaaCCATCCCGCAGCTGCGCTGGCCAGTATGCATGGATTCGGAGTGGGAGTGCCGGGCACCAGCATTCCGTCGGTGAGCACGGGCAGTGGTTCTATATCCACCAACAGTGGCGgccatgggagctataag AGCACGGCTAGCGCCTATGGAAAACCCTCGACCATGACGAGCAGTAGTATGGCTAGCAATCCGGGCTCCGCTTACGATCCTGTGACTCTTCACAAGGAGCTCTTGGCCATGCAGGCCGTGGCAGCCGCTGCCTCCGGCTCGGGTTCAAGCAGTTCCTCCAGCAAGAAGTCCGGTGGAGGTGGCTCGTCATCCTCCTCAATGCATGGCCATGGGATGGGAATGGGTGGCAGCGGTGGACTGATGTCCAGTGGCAAGGCTTCGACCAGTGTAAGCGCTAGCAATTCATCACTAGGAGGAATGCATCCCAGTCTGGCCAATAGCAATCCGCTCATGTCTCCGCATGCGGCATTGGGCTCATCCTCTTCGTCATCCGGCAAGGATCGTGACAAAAACAATCCCTCGCTAAACGCGCTCAACTCGCTGTCACAGTTTGGAGCCTTGGGCATGACGCCGCAACAGAGCATGCAGGCGGCAATGAATGCTTTTGCGGCCAGCACCGGAGTGTCGTCCTCGGCCACGATAACCTCTTCGCCGCATCACTcctcccagcagcagcagcagcaaatggGCGGCAACAGTTCCACGTCAGGATCGGGCGGCAAGTCCAGCGCCAAGGATTACATGATGGG CACTGGTAGTGAGCACCCGTCTCTACTGGGAGTTCGTTTACCACCGGACACGGAGATAATCAAGTACACGTCCTCCATTGTGGGACCCAAGATACCTGGTACTACCTCGCGCGGTCGCAAAAAGACAATATCCGAAACTGAACAGcaaacaacacaacaacaacagaaacaACACCAAGCAGAACAACACCTACtccaacaacagcaacaagcaCAAGCACAAGCACAAAAAGAGCTCGACAGCACCACAAATGCCATTTCCTCTCTGCTTGCATTTCCAGGTCTCAGTCCCGCGAAGCGGGCTAGACTCGAAATGGAGTACGCGGCAATGGCCGCGGCCGCccagcaacaacatcagcaggcccagcagcaacaccaggcGCAGCAGCAACTCCACGGGATGCTGGGGGCAGCAGGAATCCCTGGAATGGCTGGACTGGTCGGTCTGCCCGGCATGAGTGGCAATCCGCTCGATCAGTTGAGTGTGAGCAAGGCCAGCTCCTCGACGGCGGCCACCACCAGTACCAGTTCCTCCTCAGCAGGGAACAGCAACCTGCTCAACCAGAGCTCCAGTGATCGCGTGGAGGTGATCAAACTGCCGCCAACAATCACTTCGAATGGGGCCTATAACCTCTCCAGCAAGGGAAAAGAGGTGCACGACCTCACCACCGATCTGGCACCCACTTCCGGAGGTGTGAATCTCAGCCTGAAGGCCAATGCGAACAATGCCAGCGCCTTAGCGCCCAGCGGAGCCGTGGGCTCAGCCTCTAATCCCATCACCATCGATGACTTTGATGCTCCACTTAATCTATCCATGAAACCCTCGGACAAGAGCAACAGTGGCTCTACAACTCCGGCAGGAGGAGCCTCCTCTTCATCCAGCGCAACGTTGGCCAATTTGGCCAGTGACTATCAGGCGGTGGCCAGTGGCCAAGGCGGAAATAGCCTGCAGAGCTTGAGCTCGATTACAGCTGCTTTGGGAGGAACTGGAGGCATGCCAGGTGGCTCCATTTCGGGCAGCGGAGGCACCTCCCCGGCTCCGGCGGGGGCCAGCACAGGAGCCTCTGGTGGTACGGGATCTGGTTCCGGCGGGGGTTCGTCTTCTTACAAAGAGGGAAGACCTCGCAACCTTGGACGCGGTGTATCCAAGCCCAAGAAAAACACGGTTGCTTCGCTGCTGGCCCAATCCCGAGCTGTGGGCCTAAAACCCATGCTGGCCACCCAGCAACTTCTTCAGCAGGGTGCTGATATA GAGAAAATTCGACTAGCGCTGAGCGAGGCCAATGCTCATATGGAGACCTCCACGGATTCCGAGAGCGTGGCAGCTGAGAGTGGACTCTCAGAGTCTGAGAGCGAGGATGCCAACATCTTGAATGTGGCGGAGCTGAGGGTGCCACTGGAATTGGGCTGGAAGCGGGAGACAGTGATCCGTGGTCTGACTAAGCAGGGTCAAATCCGTGGCGAGGTCACCTACTATGCTCCGGGAAGCACGACTCCTCTGAAGAGCAACGGACAGGTTTTTGCT ATCCTGGAGCAGCAGCCATCGAATCTGAGCCGTGAGAACTTCAGTTTCTCTGCTCGAGCCATTGTGGGCTCCTTCCTGCAGCCCGCTCCACCGCCGTACGCCAACGATGGCGAGTACATACGGATGACGGACGAGGATGTGGCCAAACGGCTGGAGGATCTTAAGGTCTTCACCCGTCAGACACTTAATGTGGAGCAGCGTATCGAGATCgccaagcagcagcaggcgatGCGTGATGCCAAGAAGCTGCAGAAGGAGGAGTTGGCCAGGAACAAGGAGAAGGCACGCCAGGAGAAGAACTCCAAGCTGGAGCAGCAGCGCAAGGACAAGGAGCTCAAGAACCAGCAGGCCGTCGAG GAGCGCAAAAAGCGTCAGGAGGAGCTAGATCGCCTTAAGCAAGAGGAATTGCTTAAGAAGCAACAG GAGAAAGAAAAGCGTCGTCAGGAGGCCATTTTAGCCAAGGAACAG GAGCTGCAAAAACAGAAAGAGATGCTGTTGGCTGCCGAAATG GAACGAGAGCGTCGTCGCCAGCATATGAGCCTCATTCGGATGCTGGAGGTGCGTCGCAAGTTCGAGGATCGCGAAAAGAAGAAGCACCAGCTGGTGCTGGACCGTCTACTCCTGCGTGAGCGTCGCATGGCGGAGCGGAAACGAGATGCAGAGATCCTGCAGTTGATCAGGCGACCCAACGAGGACTCTGAGCTTCCACAGGAATTGGTGATCCCAGAGCTGGACAGGATTGCGGGCAACCGTCTGCCCGGCCAGGCAATGGCCGATCTGCTGATGGTCTTCGAATTCCTGCACAACTTCGGCGAAACTTTGGGCTTTGACATGGAATCACTGCCAACACTCCAGAACCTACACGATGCATTGATTAGCGATAGCAGCGCAGACGCTGAAGAAGAACTACTGTCGGTAATGACGCATCTATTGGTCTGTGCCATTGAGGATCCGGGAGTTCCCAATCCCGGTAGACACACCACCTTGCTGGGACAATCGCTCCGCAACGCGGACATAACCAACTCGAATGTGTCGGAGATCCTGAGGATCTATCTGTATGCCACGGCCACGGGTGAGGTGCGCCAAATGCACGGCATCACAGTGGATCGCGAGCGAGAGAGGAGAGTGCCTGATCACCACCAGGTGGATACCGATACCGCCACCCACTCACACTCGGCCAAGAACCAGGAGTATTACAAGCTCCTCCACGAGAACGACACCTGGAAGCTGTCGCATTCGCTGAAGGATCGCCCCTTCGTGGCCCTTAATCCCACCCGGAAAGCCCAGATGTTAGCCCACCTCTGCAATGATCTGTTGATGAACAAGGCGGTGCTTCGCCAGATTGATGGCAGTCTGGAGACCTGCGCCCAGATGCGCAAGGAAAAGTACATGACGGACATGAAGGTGCGCAAGTACAAGGCACTCCACATGCGCAAGGCTCGCATTGAGGCCTACGAACGGGCACAAGCGGAGCGCGAGGCAGCGATGCAGGCTCTGATGGCGCAGCAAAAGCTGGATGCAGAGCGTCTGAAGGCGGAGGAGGAAGCCAAGGCTGCGGCAGCAGAGgaggcagcagctgcagccggAACAGAGGAGGAGGCAACCAAGGATGGCTCACCCAATGGAGAGAAGCCGAAAGAGGAGGATCAGGATGAACAGGCGATCACCAAGGAACCCCAGCAGCAGCCCATGGATGTTGATGGCGTGGTCGATGAGGAATCGCTTGTGAGCCCCGCCAAAAACGTCATCCAAGCGGACAGCACTCTCACGCCCAACAAACAGGacatggccacgcccacctatCAAATAAATGGATCTAGTACTCCCACGACCAGTGCCACCACTGGATCCGACGTGAGTGCTCTGCTGCAGGCCAAGAAGAGCGGAGCACGCAACTCCATTAACGATGAGCACCACCATGATGTGAGCATTATCGACGATGATCTCTCCGACTTGGATTCGGAGATCACGAATgtcgaggaggacgaggacaaTCGCTTGAGTGCCGATGAGCTGCAGAAGAAGCTGGACAAGATTGTGAGGGCTTCGCTAAACTGCAAGGAGGCGCTGGAGAAGAGCACCAACCAGCTGAGGGCGGCCTGCTTTGGACAGGATCGCTTCTGGCGTCGCTACTGGAAGTTGCCCAAGGCGGGTGGCATCTTCATTGAAGCTCTTGAGTCGGCCCAGAATGATATATGCGGTTATCATGAGGCCTTGGAGGCCATGGACGACAAGAAGGATGCAGAGGGCGAGAAGGATAACGCAGAGAAAGAGAAAACCGATGCGGAGTCAGTTGAACAACCCATGGATGTGGATGAATCTCTCACGCAAGTGGAGGACGGAGCTCCAGCCCAGAATGAGGAGCCGTCTGAAACTAATCAGCCGAATTCCCATCAAGAAGAGGaggatgacgatgatgatgtgACCGAAATCAACAAGGTGGAACCGGAAATTGTTGACCTGggtgatgacgatgatgaagCAGCTCCGCCAGTGCCCAAAGCGGAACCTCCTCGGCCAGAGATAAAGGTTAAGTCAGAGATGGAGCTGATGGGTCCGCCGCCCACGACGATGATTTCCACCAAGACCGACTTCGAGGCGGAAATCAAGATACCCGCTATGCCTGGCATACTTATGCCACCCAccctcaacaacaacaacagcagcaataacaataacaacaataacggAAGCGACAACTGTGATAAGTTGGAATCGGGCTTGAATCTGGGATTaagtcagcagcagcagccaaacTTTGGACAGGCTGTAATCAAGATGGAGGATGTGAAGAAAGAGGACGACTGCATTATAGTTTCCACATCCAGTGCTGACGATACACCCAAGTGGTTCTCCATTGTGCGCCGGGAAGTGCCGCTGGTCAGTGAGCTGCCAGCGGAGGAGGGCGGCGTCGTGGGCCAGGAACTGCAGACCAGCTTTGCCAACCAGAACTGCTCCgcccagctgcagctgcagggTCATCCCTGGGATCTGATCAACAACATGCAGTACTACTCGATACCCATGGACGAATGCAAGGTGGACACCAGCAAGATAGTCAACGAGTGCGTCTTCTCGCTGAGTGGCCTCGATGAGAAGCAAATGCTGGCCAAGGTGGAGGAGTACAAGGCCCACAAGGCGGAGTCAAAAAACGGTCTGGGCTCTCCTCATCGCCACCCCGAGACTGAAGATGATGAGGAGCAGGCCAAGTTGAGGTTGGACAAGAATTTCGGCACCGAAATGGAAACGGATGCAGATGAACTGGCGGCTGGCAAGGACAAGTTTTTTCGCTTGCGCTCTGATGCGCCCCCGGACACGGGGGGAGGGGCAAACGAGGGGGGAGCCCAGGACGTGAAGCCCAAGATTGAGCTGCGCCTGGATGAGGCGCTATCGCAGGCATATTACCACAACATTGCCAACATGTCGCTGAGCAGTGTGCAAACGTACATACCCATCGACataccgctgccgctctccATGACGCCCGACGAGCATCGTCTTCTGGAGCAGGTCAAGCTGGCGGGTTTTCCGGAACGAGTCCACGGGGTCTACGTGCCTCGACGACAGCGCTACGGCTGGTGGCAGTTGGATGACGAGCAGAAGTTGCGCCAGTTGCTCAAGACCCTGAATCCGTCTGGGCTGAGGGAGCGGGAGCTGCAGGAGAATCTTCAGCGTTTCCTCGGGCTGGAACAGCCATTGGGTGTGAACTATCAGCTCAAGTCGGATACAGAGTTTCCGGAGGAGTTCCTTATGCCCGACAAGAAGGGCGATTGGAACCCCAAGGTGGCCAAACGTGTGGAACTTGCGCTCATCGAGCAACTGGAATCCCTGGAGGACAAGGTGGCCAGTGCCTCGATGCAGTTGAAGAACTGGCAGTTGCCCAATCGCGTGGAGAGTGAGCTCACCCTGGACTCGCAGGAGGATGTCACCGAGGAGGATTTCGTGAGCATTATACCCATGATCCGGGAGAGGATTATTGATTTGGAGGCGAATATCGAGAGACGCTACTTGAAGCCCCCCTTGGGATCGCAGACCGGCGATGCCCACCTGGCGGTGATTGCCCAGAACCAGCATACCACCACCCAGACGCAGAATTCCGCATCGGCGGCAGCATATCTCCTGCagatgcaacagcagcagcagcaacaacagttggcccaacaacagcagcaacaaggaTCGGCAACGGGCAATAGCCTGAATCCCTCGTCCTTCAATGAGCGCACCATGGCtctggcggcggcggcagcagcttcGGGAACAGGAAACAacgccaccggaggcgtgaacTCTgcagccggaggaggaggaggagcaacCCCCTGTGAATCGGGCAGCGGGGAACCGAACTCCGGCAATGCCTCGCCGGCCAGCAACTGCGACAGCGACCGGGATGAGAAGGTGGAGCACATCCCCAAGGGATTGGTGCAGTGGCGCGATGCAGTGTCCCGGTCGCACACCACCGCCCAGCTGGCGATGGCCCTGTACGTCCTGGAATCCTGCGTGGCCTGGGACAAGAGCATTATGAAAGCG tatgcaacaaaaaacaAGTCCAGCAAGAAGAAGAGCAGCGCCAAAAAGCAGGCCACACCGTcgaaaaagcagcagcaaaagaTAAAGCAGAAGGAGCAGCACTTGACCCCCACCAGCAATGGGAAAAAGAAGGAGACCCCCAGCAAAAAGCCAGAGAAGAAAGCTCCCCTGAGCATCAAAATCAACCTGAAGGCTCTGGCGCAAAATGGGCAGAACGCGCAGCAGCAAACCCAAAGCAACACCCTCTCCACATCCCGATCCCAATCCCCTCCCCCGTCCTCCAATCCACACACTAGCGACTCCGACTCGGACTTTGGCACACGGACGACGAAGAAGAAGGGCGGCGGCAAACGCAGACGCTCGGCCAACCAAACAAACTCTAGCAAATCTTCCAATTCCTTACAGAATTGCCAGTTCTGCACGTCCGGCGAGAACGAGGACAAGTTGCTACTGTGCGACGGCTGCGACAAGGGCTATCACACCTACTGCTTCAAGCCCAAGATGGACAACATTCCCGATGGCGATTG GTACTGCTACGAGTGCGTGAACAAGGCCACCAATGAGCGCAAGTGCATCGTGTGCGGCGGTCACCGTCCCTCGCCCGTGGGCAAGATGATCTATTGTGACTTGTGCCCCCGTGCCTACCACGCCGACTGCTACATACCGCCGCTGCTGAAGGTGCCGCGTGGCAAGTGGTACTGCCACGGCTGCATCTCGCGAGCGCCTCCGCCCAAGAAACGCAGCGCTGGCGGatcggccagcagcagcagcaaatctCGGCGGGACAGGGACAGGGACTCGGGCGGATCGGCCAAGCGGCGGAGCGACAACAGCAAGACCCCGGCCATGGAGCACATGCAACAGATGCAGAtccaacaacagcagcataTGCAGCCTCTGTCCGGCGGAGATCcccaccatcatcatcatcagcagccGCCGTCTCTGAACTCCTCGTCGCACGATGAGTCGATGAATTCGCTGACGGCGGTGCCTTTGAG TCCGGCGCACTCGGTGGCCTCGGCCACGGCCTACGATGACCAGCACCATGCCAACAATTCGGTCGACGGCAGCAGCCGCTTCCAAGCGCACCACATCCCTCCGCCGAATAACAATGGCACAGCGGCTCTGCTGGAAGATGCGGCGACGGTGATGCCCGGCAGCTACCCCGTTTATCAGCCAGTTGCGGCTGGCAACTTCTCGGCTGGATTGATAAGCCCAGCGCCGGTGGCACCACCAGCAGCGATGCAGTTTGCCAACGTGGTGGCCATGTCGCCACgggctgccacgcccacacgcACCCGAACGCCCACACCGACGCCAGCGCCTActccgccaccaccaccaccgccgccgacACCGCTGCACATGCAGGCCTCGCCCACAGCTACCGCCCTCCATGTAACCGCCTGCCAGTCGCCGCcccaacaccagcagcagcagcagcagctgttgACCATGCCCTCGCCACCAGCCATAGGAGTGGGAGCGGGAAGCAACCAAATGTCGCCGCCGCCCATCAACATACATGCCATTCAGGAGGCCAAGGAGAAGCTGAAGCAGGAGAAGAAGGAGAAGCACGCCACCAAGAAGCTCATGAAGGAGCTGGCCGTCTGCAAGACGCTATTGGGGGAAATGGAG CTCCACGAGGACTCTTGGCCATTTCTATTGCCAGTGAATACCAAGCAGTTTCCTACATAtcgaaaaataatcaaaattccCATGGACTTGTCCACGATCAAGAAGAAACTGCTGGATTTAAG ctACAAAGGCCGTGAGGACTTTTGCGTGGATGTGCGTCAGATCTTCGACAACTGTGAGATGTTCAACGAGGATGATTCGCCCGTGGGCAAGGCGGGACATGGCATGCGCAAGTTCTTTGAGTCACGCTGGGGCGAGCTGACCGACAAACACTCCTGA